The following are encoded together in the Tepidiforma bonchosmolovskayae genome:
- the xerD gene encoding site-specific tyrosine recombinase XerD: MTNERIDQFLNFLAVEKNASTNTLSAYRNDLLQFTGFMESAFPGTALEAMTKDQLVAFVEHLRGRKYKDTTVARKVATIKSFFSFLAGEGIIEADPTEQVKSPQVGKQLPRALTVEEVDELLEQPARRNTPEARRDKAMLELAYATGLRVTELVSLDVNDVALESDPVTVRCVGKGDKERVLTLPPTAVDELRQYIFHVRPRLVRNRRETALFVNRRGERLTRQGFWLILKNYAKEAGLDTAITPHTLRHTYATHMLAGGMPLRYVQDALGHASISTTQIYTHLTDQQKRKAYDQAHPRASA, from the coding sequence GTGACCAACGAGCGCATCGACCAGTTTTTGAATTTTCTCGCTGTGGAGAAGAACGCCTCGACGAACACGCTGAGCGCATACCGGAACGATCTGCTGCAGTTCACGGGATTTATGGAAAGCGCGTTCCCGGGGACTGCGCTGGAGGCGATGACGAAGGACCAGCTCGTCGCGTTCGTGGAGCACCTCCGGGGGCGGAAGTACAAGGACACGACGGTGGCGCGGAAGGTCGCGACGATTAAGTCGTTCTTCAGCTTCCTCGCGGGCGAGGGCATCATCGAGGCGGACCCCACCGAGCAGGTGAAGTCGCCGCAGGTTGGCAAGCAGCTTCCGCGGGCACTGACGGTGGAGGAAGTGGACGAGCTGCTGGAGCAGCCGGCCCGCCGGAACACGCCGGAGGCCCGCCGGGACAAGGCGATGCTCGAACTGGCGTATGCGACCGGCCTGCGGGTGACGGAGCTGGTATCGCTCGACGTGAACGACGTGGCCCTGGAGAGCGACCCGGTGACGGTGCGCTGCGTCGGCAAGGGCGACAAGGAGCGGGTGCTGACGCTGCCGCCGACGGCGGTGGACGAGCTGCGGCAGTACATCTTCCACGTGCGGCCGCGGCTGGTTCGGAACCGGCGCGAGACGGCGCTCTTCGTGAACCGGCGGGGCGAGCGGCTAACGCGGCAGGGCTTCTGGCTGATCCTGAAGAACTACGCGAAGGAGGCGGGGCTCGATACAGCGATTACGCCGCACACGCTCCGCCACACGTATGCGACGCACATGCTCGCCGGGGGGATGCCGCTCCGGTACGTGCAGGATGCGCTGGGCCACGCGAGCATCTCGACGACGCAGATCTACACGCACCTGACCGACCAGCAGAAGCGGAAGGCGTACGACCAGGCCCATCCGCGGGCCTCGGCCTGA
- the recJ gene encoding single-stranded-DNA-specific exonuclease RecJ, whose product MTQLVGAQPPRWRLRDPYAHQNGIPRYPPVLATVLAARGITTRQQAEAFYRPHLLPDHDPLLLPGMADAILRVDRAIREGELIALYGDFDVDGVTSIAILHEGLAPLGARTLPYIPDRFTEGYGLNFGAIRSLAAAGATLLVTADCGISSVAEVAYANELGLDVVILDHHTVPDVLPDALAAVNPKRIDSPYPFDELAACGVAYRFLEVLYDHLGVAFNDADFIDLAALGTVVDVAPLIDENRRIVARGLEVMRTGGLRPGLAALARVSGVAPERFTSETLGFALGPRMNAAGRLAHANIALRLLLERDYRRAFDLASELNALNRERQRQTEEATQLAEELLGPADAPLLFVVTDQIAPGIVGLVASRLAERRNRPAVVLSRGPEESRASARSIPGFDIVAAIRKEKELLVRHGGHRSAAGFTVRNEHLDELRERLTATAAAQLGREPARRVIDIDAEAPLAALDGLEVKGLMKFEPTGHGNRKPVLLSRGVRLLDAKPVGQSGDHLRLAVRDGQVTWRGIAFRQAGAELDDEVDIVYSLQHDLSGTGVELEVLDLAPTAAARPLERGR is encoded by the coding sequence ATGACCCAGCTCGTCGGCGCCCAGCCCCCCCGCTGGCGGCTCCGCGACCCCTACGCCCACCAGAACGGCATCCCCCGGTACCCGCCCGTCCTCGCCACCGTGCTCGCCGCCCGCGGCATCACCACTCGCCAGCAGGCCGAGGCCTTCTACCGGCCCCATCTCCTCCCTGACCACGACCCGCTCCTCCTGCCCGGCATGGCCGACGCCATCCTCCGGGTCGACCGCGCCATCCGCGAGGGCGAACTCATCGCCCTCTACGGCGACTTCGACGTCGACGGGGTCACCTCCATCGCCATCCTCCACGAGGGCCTCGCCCCGCTCGGCGCCCGCACCCTGCCCTACATCCCCGACCGGTTCACCGAAGGCTACGGCCTCAACTTCGGCGCCATCCGCTCCCTCGCCGCAGCCGGCGCCACCCTCCTCGTCACCGCTGACTGCGGCATCTCCTCGGTCGCCGAAGTCGCCTACGCCAACGAACTCGGCCTCGACGTCGTTATCCTCGACCACCACACCGTCCCGGACGTCCTCCCTGACGCCCTCGCCGCCGTCAACCCGAAGCGCATCGATTCGCCCTACCCCTTCGATGAACTCGCCGCCTGCGGCGTCGCCTACCGCTTCCTCGAAGTCCTCTACGACCACCTCGGCGTCGCCTTCAACGACGCCGACTTCATCGACCTCGCCGCCCTCGGCACCGTCGTCGATGTCGCCCCGCTCATCGACGAAAACCGCCGCATCGTCGCCCGGGGACTGGAGGTCATGCGGACCGGCGGCCTCCGGCCCGGCCTCGCTGCCCTCGCCCGCGTCAGCGGCGTGGCCCCCGAACGCTTCACCTCCGAAACGCTCGGCTTCGCCCTCGGCCCCCGCATGAACGCCGCCGGCCGCCTCGCCCACGCGAACATCGCCCTCCGCCTCCTCCTCGAACGCGACTACCGCCGCGCCTTCGACCTCGCCAGTGAGCTGAACGCCCTCAATCGCGAGCGCCAGCGCCAGACCGAAGAGGCCACGCAGCTCGCCGAAGAGCTGCTCGGTCCCGCTGATGCCCCCTTGCTCTTCGTCGTCACCGACCAGATCGCCCCCGGCATCGTCGGGCTCGTCGCCTCCCGCCTCGCCGAGCGCCGCAACCGCCCTGCAGTCGTCCTCTCGCGCGGCCCCGAAGAGTCCCGCGCCAGCGCGCGCAGCATCCCCGGCTTCGATATCGTTGCCGCCATCCGAAAAGAAAAAGAGCTGCTCGTCCGCCACGGCGGCCACCGCTCCGCTGCCGGCTTCACCGTCCGCAACGAACACCTCGACGAACTCCGCGAACGCCTCACTGCCACTGCCGCGGCCCAGCTCGGTCGCGAGCCCGCCCGCCGGGTCATCGACATCGATGCTGAAGCGCCCCTCGCGGCCCTCGACGGACTGGAGGTCAAGGGCCTCATGAAGTTCGAACCAACCGGTCACGGCAACCGGAAGCCGGTCCTCCTCAGCCGCGGCGTCCGCCTCCTCGATGCCAAACCTGTCGGGCAGTCGGGTGACCACCTCCGGCTCGCCGTCCGCGACGGCCAGGTGACCTGGCGCGGTATCGCCTTCCGCCAGGCCGGCGCCGAACTCGACGACGAAGTCGATATCGTCTACTCACTCCAGCACGACCTCTCCGGGACCGGCGTCGAACTTGAGGTGCTCGACCTCGCGCCCACGGCCGCCGCCCGGCCCCTCGAACGCGGCCGATGA
- a CDS encoding Ppx/GppA phosphatase family protein — protein sequence MPVHPRETIAVIDVGSNSVRLLVARALSLTAFEVIDEARYDARLGAGQAGGNLTPEGMERGLRALAIMTQLAESYSPARLLAVGTEALRRAPNADEFLERVRERTGVRIRVLSGFEEAHAGYIGVINSTALTDGYLLDLGGGSLELMAIAGRQLREVQSVPLGAIYSRETYLHSDPPAPREIRALRKAVRRSFIPVAGAPPVLFGTGGAVRNLARIVRIRRRYPLGRLHGLELTRKEVTRLARELSAVPTEARRRIPGVSANRADLLHAAAIVIDEVMDILGAPCLTVSGQGLREGLAWQAIRGESPVLPDVRAASIAGLALANGVDVISAEPTVLAAAALFDATRTLHGLPDADRSLLLDAARLAGIGMHIDYYNRDRHAEYLVHSGDLHGYAHREVVLLAALVRWADSGTPDLSPYRAIIQPDDTRRAAVLASLLGLARAIRRRTPSPIHDVRAVLEGDTLRLQLTASAPIDVELYELENRRRRFEATLRCRLVVEHATGS from the coding sequence ATGCCCGTTCACCCCCGCGAGACCATCGCCGTCATCGACGTCGGCTCCAACTCCGTCCGCCTCCTCGTCGCCCGCGCCCTCAGCCTCACCGCCTTCGAAGTCATCGACGAGGCCCGCTACGACGCCCGCCTGGGGGCTGGCCAGGCCGGCGGCAACCTCACCCCCGAAGGCATGGAACGCGGCCTCCGCGCGCTCGCCATCATGACTCAGCTTGCAGAGTCCTACAGCCCCGCGCGCCTCCTCGCCGTCGGCACCGAGGCCCTTCGCCGGGCCCCCAACGCCGACGAATTCCTCGAACGGGTCCGCGAGCGCACCGGCGTGCGCATCCGCGTCCTCTCCGGCTTCGAAGAAGCCCACGCCGGCTACATCGGCGTCATCAACAGCACTGCACTCACCGACGGCTACCTCCTCGACCTCGGGGGTGGGTCCCTCGAACTCATGGCCATCGCCGGCCGCCAGCTCCGCGAAGTCCAGTCCGTCCCCCTCGGCGCCATCTACAGCCGCGAAACCTACCTCCACTCCGACCCGCCCGCTCCGCGCGAGATCCGCGCCCTCCGCAAGGCCGTCCGCCGCTCCTTCATCCCGGTCGCCGGCGCTCCGCCGGTCCTGTTCGGCACCGGCGGAGCCGTGCGCAACCTCGCCCGGATCGTCCGCATCCGGCGGCGGTATCCGCTGGGTCGGCTCCACGGCCTCGAACTGACCCGCAAGGAGGTCACCCGCCTCGCCCGCGAGCTGAGCGCCGTCCCGACCGAGGCCCGCCGCCGCATCCCCGGCGTCAGCGCCAACCGTGCCGACCTCCTCCACGCAGCCGCGATCGTGATCGACGAAGTTATGGACATCCTTGGCGCGCCGTGCCTCACCGTGTCCGGACAGGGTCTCCGCGAAGGCCTCGCCTGGCAGGCGATTCGCGGCGAATCGCCGGTCCTGCCCGACGTGCGCGCGGCCAGCATCGCCGGCCTTGCCCTCGCCAACGGCGTCGACGTCATCTCCGCCGAGCCGACGGTTCTTGCAGCCGCCGCGCTCTTTGACGCAACCCGCACCCTCCACGGCCTGCCCGATGCCGACCGCAGCCTCCTCCTCGATGCCGCCCGCCTCGCCGGCATCGGCATGCACATCGACTACTACAACCGCGACCGCCACGCCGAGTACCTCGTCCACAGCGGCGACCTCCACGGCTACGCTCACCGCGAAGTCGTCCTCCTCGCCGCACTCGTCCGCTGGGCCGATTCCGGCACCCCCGACCTTTCGCCCTACCGCGCCATCATCCAGCCCGACGACACCCGCCGGGCCGCCGTCCTCGCCTCACTCCTCGGCCTCGCCCGGGCCATCCGCCGGCGCACCCCTTCACCCATCCACGACGTGCGCGCCGTGCTCGAAGGTGACACGCTGCGCCTGCAGCTCACCGCATCCGCGCCAATCGACGTCGAGCTGTACGAGCTGGAGAACCGGCGGCGCCGGTTCGAGGCCACGCTGCGCTGCCGCCTCGTCGTCGAGCACGCGACGGGCAGCTAA
- the fabF gene encoding beta-ketoacyl-ACP synthase II: MTNHASNPARRVVVTGLGIVSPLGQNACDTWNALVEARSGTRRITLFDPAGFDSQVAGEVPDFDPAAYMDRKVARRADRATQFAFVAADEALAQSGFRPAPDDGSEVAVIVGTAIGGITTLSAEFETLYTKGPGRVSPFLMPMMLADMTSGQLSIRIGARGVNYCLVSACASGADSIGEAANIIRRGDAEVALAGGTEAPITPIVVAGFASSKALTTANDDPARASRPFDARRDGFVLAEGAAVLVLESEEHARARGATILAELAGYGATSDAYHITQPDERGEGAARAMQMALRQAGLQPDEIDYLNAHGTSTPMNDRLETLAIKRVFGEYAYDLPISSSKSMTGHLLGAAGAVEAAICVLALQKQIIPPTANYEVPDPDCDLDYVPNVARPARLEAVMTNSLGFGGHNSSLIFRTYRAAP, encoded by the coding sequence GTGACGAACCACGCATCGAACCCCGCCCGTCGCGTCGTCGTTACCGGCCTCGGCATCGTCAGTCCGCTTGGACAGAACGCATGCGACACCTGGAACGCCCTCGTCGAGGCCCGCTCCGGCACCCGCCGCATCACCCTCTTCGACCCTGCCGGCTTCGACTCGCAGGTCGCTGGCGAAGTCCCTGATTTCGACCCCGCTGCCTACATGGACCGCAAGGTCGCCCGCCGGGCCGACCGCGCCACCCAGTTCGCCTTCGTCGCCGCCGATGAGGCGCTCGCCCAGTCCGGCTTCCGCCCGGCCCCCGACGACGGCTCCGAAGTTGCCGTCATCGTCGGCACTGCCATCGGCGGCATCACCACCCTCTCCGCCGAGTTCGAAACGCTCTACACCAAAGGGCCGGGCCGCGTCTCCCCCTTCCTCATGCCGATGATGCTCGCCGATATGACCAGCGGCCAGCTCAGCATCCGCATCGGGGCCCGTGGCGTGAACTACTGCCTCGTCAGCGCCTGCGCCAGCGGCGCCGACAGCATCGGCGAGGCCGCCAACATCATTCGTCGCGGCGACGCCGAGGTCGCCCTCGCCGGCGGCACCGAAGCCCCCATCACCCCCATCGTCGTCGCCGGCTTCGCCTCATCGAAAGCGCTCACGACCGCCAACGACGACCCGGCCCGCGCCTCCCGCCCCTTCGACGCCCGCCGCGACGGCTTCGTCCTCGCCGAAGGCGCCGCCGTCCTCGTCCTCGAAAGCGAGGAGCACGCCCGCGCCCGCGGCGCGACTATCCTCGCCGAACTCGCCGGCTACGGTGCGACCTCTGATGCCTACCACATCACCCAGCCCGACGAGCGCGGCGAAGGCGCAGCCCGCGCAATGCAGATGGCGCTCCGGCAGGCCGGCCTCCAGCCCGACGAAATCGATTACCTCAACGCCCACGGCACCTCGACGCCGATGAACGACCGCCTCGAAACCCTCGCCATTAAGCGCGTCTTCGGCGAGTACGCCTACGACCTCCCAATCAGCTCGTCGAAGTCCATGACCGGCCACCTCCTCGGCGCTGCCGGCGCCGTCGAGGCGGCCATCTGCGTCCTCGCCCTCCAGAAGCAGATCATCCCGCCGACCGCCAACTACGAGGTCCCCGACCCCGACTGCGACCTCGACTATGTCCCGAACGTCGCCCGCCCGGCCCGCCTCGAGGCCGTCATGACGAACTCCCTCGGCTTCGGCGGCCACAACTCCAGCCTCATCTTCCGCACCTATCGGGCCGCGCCATGA
- a CDS encoding acyl-CoA dehydrogenase family protein: MVSLELNDEEKLVQQVARDFARKEIRPVAAYYDEREEVPYDLIKKAAAIGFGISKQGSLLDGAGSSLIPSIIAEELSWGCAGIALAINSSGLAAAAIAATGTPEQREQWLAAIASDEHEVHLGAMCLTEPDAGSDVANIQTTATRDGDFYVLNGEKQFITNGGIADVHVVFATEDRSKGWGGISAFVVPKGTPGLQQGTVWKKMGIRASHTANVIFNDCRIPAEYKLGAPAKPGGSAGPGAIGALMTLERTRPVVGAYAVGIARAAYEYALDYAKTRVQFGRPIIKNQGISFMLADMAMAVDSARLMVWRAAWMAGANVPYLQAEGSMAKCYASDVAMKVTVDAVQVLGGQGYMRDHPVEKWVRDAKIFQIFEGTNQIQRLVIGRALEALPPRG; the protein is encoded by the coding sequence ATGGTCTCGCTCGAACTCAACGACGAAGAAAAGCTCGTCCAGCAGGTCGCCCGCGACTTCGCCCGCAAAGAGATCCGCCCCGTCGCCGCCTACTACGACGAGCGCGAAGAGGTCCCCTACGACCTCATCAAGAAGGCCGCCGCCATCGGTTTCGGCATCTCGAAGCAGGGCTCCCTCCTCGATGGCGCCGGCTCCTCCCTCATCCCCTCCATCATCGCCGAGGAGCTCTCCTGGGGGTGCGCCGGGATCGCCCTCGCCATCAACAGCTCCGGCCTTGCCGCCGCTGCCATCGCCGCCACCGGCACCCCCGAGCAGCGGGAGCAGTGGCTTGCCGCCATCGCCTCCGATGAGCACGAAGTCCACCTGGGCGCCATGTGTCTCACCGAGCCTGATGCCGGCTCCGACGTCGCCAACATCCAGACGACCGCCACCCGCGACGGCGACTTCTACGTCCTCAACGGCGAAAAGCAGTTCATCACCAACGGCGGAATCGCCGATGTCCACGTCGTCTTCGCCACCGAGGACCGCTCGAAAGGCTGGGGGGGCATCAGCGCCTTCGTCGTGCCGAAGGGCACACCCGGCCTCCAGCAGGGTACCGTCTGGAAGAAGATGGGCATCCGCGCCTCCCATACCGCGAACGTCATCTTCAACGACTGCCGCATCCCGGCCGAATACAAGCTCGGCGCACCCGCAAAGCCCGGCGGCTCGGCCGGCCCCGGCGCCATCGGCGCCCTCATGACCCTCGAGCGGACCCGGCCCGTCGTCGGCGCCTACGCCGTCGGAATCGCCCGCGCCGCCTACGAATACGCCCTCGACTACGCCAAAACCCGCGTCCAGTTCGGCCGCCCGATCATTAAGAACCAGGGCATCTCCTTCATGCTGGCCGACATGGCCATGGCCGTCGATTCCGCCCGCCTCATGGTCTGGCGCGCCGCCTGGATGGCCGGCGCCAACGTCCCCTACCTCCAGGCCGAAGGCTCCATGGCGAAGTGCTACGCCTCCGATGTCGCCATGAAGGTCACCGTCGATGCCGTTCAGGTCCTCGGCGGGCAGGGCTACATGCGCGACCACCCCGTCGAAAAGTGGGTCCGCGACGCCAAGATCTTCCAGATTTTCGAAGGCACCAATCAGATCCAGCGGCTCGTCATCGGCCGCGCCCTCGAAGCCCTGCCCCCGCGCGGCTGA
- a CDS encoding SixA phosphatase family protein, which yields MDLLLVRHAIAVERGTMASDAERPLTPEGRARMEEAARGLARLIAPQAILSSPWLRAMQTAEILRETYGLGRVRVCEALASADYDAVIEAAAETDASPVALVGHEPWMGELLAYLVTGDPAGMAVTFKKGGAALARSAGEPRPGGCWLEWLIPPGVLRRVAGERKG from the coding sequence ATGGACCTCCTGCTCGTCAGGCACGCGATTGCGGTGGAGCGGGGCACTATGGCGAGCGATGCGGAGCGTCCTTTGACTCCAGAGGGCCGGGCGCGGATGGAGGAGGCCGCCCGGGGGCTGGCGCGACTGATTGCGCCGCAGGCGATCCTGAGTTCGCCGTGGCTTCGGGCTATGCAGACGGCAGAGATCCTGCGGGAGACGTACGGACTGGGACGGGTGCGCGTCTGCGAGGCGCTGGCGAGCGCGGACTACGACGCCGTCATCGAGGCGGCGGCGGAGACTGACGCATCGCCGGTCGCGCTGGTGGGGCACGAGCCGTGGATGGGGGAGCTGCTGGCCTACCTGGTGACCGGGGACCCGGCGGGCATGGCGGTAACGTTCAAGAAGGGCGGGGCTGCGCTGGCCCGGTCGGCAGGGGAGCCGCGGCCGGGCGGGTGCTGGCTCGAGTGGCTGATCCCGCCGGGCGTGCTGCGGCGGGTTGCGGGGGAGCGGAAGGGTTAG